In Picosynechococcus sp. PCC 7002, the following are encoded in one genomic region:
- the pgsA gene encoding CDP-diacylglycerol--glycerol-3-phosphate 3-phosphatidyltransferase yields the protein MNLPTWITVSRLAGVPFLLFLLENPTPRLRFIALIIFLVVALTDWLDGYLARKLDQVTDLGKFLDPLVDKLLVTAPLLSLVHLQQIPAWGVFLILARELTIAGWRVTGEKKIQGANLWGKAKTVTQIAAIALLIYPITAQGEILALGLFWLAVALTLISGLIYLLPQTPDRAQEEPSK from the coding sequence ATGAATTTACCCACTTGGATCACGGTTTCTCGATTGGCGGGTGTGCCTTTCCTCTTATTTCTGTTAGAAAATCCGACGCCGAGACTACGCTTCATTGCCCTAATTATTTTTCTCGTCGTGGCCCTGACCGATTGGCTGGATGGCTATTTAGCCCGCAAACTGGATCAGGTGACAGATTTAGGCAAATTTCTTGATCCCCTCGTGGATAAACTGCTAGTCACAGCGCCGCTATTATCTTTGGTTCATCTACAACAAATTCCTGCTTGGGGCGTTTTCCTGATTTTGGCGCGGGAACTGACCATTGCTGGTTGGCGCGTCACCGGGGAAAAGAAAATTCAGGGGGCAAATCTCTGGGGAAAGGCGAAAACAGTGACCCAAATTGCGGCGATCGCCTTGTTAATTTACCCAATTACCGCCCAAGGGGAAATATTGGCTTTAGGTTTATTCTGGCTGGCTGTCGCTTTGACTTTGATTTCCGGCCTGATTTACTTGCTGCCCCAAACCCCAGATCGCGCTCAGGAGGAGCCAAGTAAATAA
- a CDS encoding nicotinate-nucleotide adenylyltransferase: protein MTRVALFGTSADPPTVGHQAILRWLSEHYDQVAVWAADNPFKKHGASLAQRSAMLQLVIEDLGCDNVLVDERLSDRRSLHTLQRAQTIWGQETAFFLVIGSDLVSQIPRWYRAKDLLQQVTLLIFPRRGYPLQPEALQQLEALKGSWETATYVPPSVSSSEYRSEGKQKTVIPAVTEYIQTHNLYQELS, encoded by the coding sequence ATGACACGCGTTGCCCTCTTTGGTACCAGTGCTGATCCACCTACAGTGGGCCACCAAGCGATCCTCCGCTGGCTCAGTGAACATTACGATCAAGTGGCGGTTTGGGCTGCCGATAATCCCTTTAAAAAGCATGGGGCATCCTTGGCTCAACGGTCGGCGATGTTGCAGTTGGTGATCGAAGATTTGGGTTGCGACAATGTTCTGGTGGATGAACGTCTCAGCGATCGCCGCAGCTTACATACCCTCCAGCGCGCCCAGACTATTTGGGGTCAAGAAACAGCGTTTTTTTTGGTAATTGGCTCTGATCTGGTCAGTCAAATTCCCCGTTGGTACCGGGCCAAGGATCTCCTCCAGCAGGTTACTCTCCTCATCTTTCCCCGCCGGGGCTACCCTCTCCAACCAGAAGCACTCCAACAACTAGAAGCCCTCAAGGGTTCCTGGGAAACAGCGACCTATGTGCCGCCTTCGGTTTCTTCCAGTGAATATCGCAGTGAAGGCAAACAAAAGACAGTTATTCCCGCTGTTACTGAATATATCCAGACCCACAATCTGTACCAAGAGCTTTCTTGA
- the dapB gene encoding 4-hydroxy-tetrahydrodipicolinate reductase has protein sequence MENINKIPVVINGAGGKMGREVVKAVAGAADMEIIAAVDKNPALLGQDAGEIAGCGAVEVPIVNDLEASLVMATQSKIQGVMVDFTHPSGVYANTRAAIAYGVRPVVGTTGLSEEQINDLKEFAEKASTGALIIPNFSIGVVLLQQASLQAAKYFDHVEIIELHHNQKADAPSGTAIKTAQMLAELGKQFNPAEVEEKEEMPGAKGAVTEDNIRIHSVRLPGLIAHQEMIFGAPGQIYTLRHDTSDRSCYMPGVLLSIRKVTELNTLVYGLENIL, from the coding sequence ATGGAAAATATCAACAAAATCCCAGTGGTGATCAACGGTGCCGGTGGCAAAATGGGCCGGGAAGTGGTCAAAGCAGTGGCTGGGGCTGCGGATATGGAGATTATCGCTGCTGTTGATAAAAATCCAGCACTTTTAGGCCAGGATGCGGGAGAAATTGCTGGCTGTGGCGCGGTTGAAGTCCCCATTGTGAACGATTTAGAGGCTTCCCTGGTCATGGCGACCCAAAGCAAGATCCAAGGGGTAATGGTGGACTTTACCCACCCCAGCGGGGTCTATGCCAATACCCGTGCGGCGATCGCCTATGGGGTGCGTCCTGTTGTGGGAACCACAGGATTAAGCGAAGAACAGATTAATGACCTCAAGGAATTTGCCGAAAAAGCCAGCACTGGAGCATTGATTATTCCCAATTTTTCCATTGGCGTCGTCCTCCTGCAACAGGCTTCATTACAGGCCGCTAAATATTTCGATCACGTCGAAATTATCGAGCTACACCACAACCAAAAGGCCGACGCTCCCAGTGGCACTGCGATTAAAACGGCGCAGATGCTGGCGGAACTCGGCAAGCAATTCAATCCCGCTGAAGTAGAAGAAAAAGAAGAGATGCCCGGTGCAAAGGGAGCTGTCACCGAAGATAATATCCGCATCCATAGCGTTCGGTTGCCTGGTCTAATCGCCCACCAGGAAATGATTTTCGGTGCCCCTGGTCAAATCTATACCCTACGCCACGACACCAGCGATCGCTCCTGTTATATGCCCGGTGTACTGCTCTCGATTCGTAAAGTGACCGAGTTGAATACCCTTGTTTACGGCTTAGAAAATATCCTGTAG
- a CDS encoding adenylosuccinate synthase, with protein sequence MANVVVIGAQWGDEGKGKITDLLSKSADVVVRSQGGVNAGHTVVVQGQTFKLHLIPSGILYPDTECIIGSGTVIDPKVLLEEIDQLHRLNVSTENLFISQTAHVTMPYHRLIDGASEEMRGDRKIGTTGRGIGPTYADKSERTGVRVLDLMDLDNSQDKFVWAIKYKNVILEKLYDLPPLDPQEVIEEYRAYADALRPHVVDSSLKVFEGVNAKKNILFEGAQGTLLDIDHGTYPYVTSSNPIAGGACVGAGIGPTIIDRVIGVAKAYTTRVGEGPFPTELDDEIGELLGHVGAEFGTTTGRRRRCGWFDAVIGRYAARINGLDCLAITKLDVLDSLDEIKVCVAYEIDGEACEHFPSNANLFARCQPIYKTMPGWKQPTSDCRSLDELPKEALAYLKFLAELMDVPIAIVSLGAGREQTIIVEDPIHGPKRALLDRNGEPIG encoded by the coding sequence TTGGCTAACGTAGTTGTCATTGGTGCCCAATGGGGTGACGAAGGAAAAGGAAAGATCACGGATTTACTGAGCAAATCCGCCGATGTTGTCGTGCGCTCCCAAGGGGGCGTGAATGCAGGACACACCGTCGTTGTGCAGGGACAAACTTTTAAGCTTCATCTAATCCCTTCCGGCATTTTATATCCAGATACCGAATGTATCATCGGCTCAGGGACGGTCATTGACCCGAAAGTCCTCCTCGAAGAAATTGATCAGCTCCACCGTCTGAATGTTTCGACGGAAAATCTGTTTATTTCCCAAACCGCCCACGTGACGATGCCCTACCACCGTTTAATCGATGGGGCCTCTGAAGAAATGCGCGGCGATCGCAAAATTGGCACCACCGGACGGGGAATCGGCCCGACCTATGCCGATAAGTCCGAACGGACGGGGGTACGAGTTCTAGACCTCATGGATCTTGATAACTCCCAAGACAAATTCGTTTGGGCGATCAAATACAAAAACGTCATTCTCGAAAAACTCTACGATCTGCCTCCCCTAGATCCCCAGGAAGTCATCGAAGAATATCGTGCCTATGCCGATGCGCTACGTCCCCACGTCGTAGACAGTTCCCTGAAGGTTTTTGAAGGCGTCAACGCGAAGAAAAATATCCTCTTTGAAGGCGCCCAGGGCACACTCCTCGATATTGACCACGGAACCTATCCTTACGTCACCTCCTCTAACCCCATTGCTGGGGGGGCTTGTGTTGGTGCTGGCATTGGCCCCACCATCATTGACCGCGTGATTGGCGTCGCTAAAGCCTACACCACACGGGTCGGCGAAGGGCCGTTCCCTACAGAACTCGACGACGAGATCGGTGAACTCCTTGGCCATGTGGGTGCAGAATTTGGGACAACCACGGGGCGGCGGCGGCGCTGCGGCTGGTTTGATGCCGTTATTGGACGTTACGCGGCACGGATTAATGGCCTAGATTGTCTAGCGATTACTAAATTAGATGTGCTCGATTCCCTCGATGAGATCAAGGTCTGTGTGGCCTACGAAATCGACGGGGAAGCTTGTGAACACTTCCCGAGTAATGCTAATCTGTTTGCTCGTTGCCAGCCGATTTACAAGACAATGCCCGGCTGGAAACAGCCCACGAGTGATTGTCGTTCCCTCGATGAGTTGCCCAAGGAAGCGCTTGCCTACTTGAAATTCCTAGCAGAACTAATGGACGTGCCGATCGCCATTGTTTCTCTAGGGGCAGGTCGAGAACAAACCATCATCGTCGAAGACCCAATCCATGGTCCCAAACGGGCTTTGTTGGATCGTAACGGTGAACCCATCGGCTAA
- the rplY gene encoding 50S ribosomal protein L25 has protein sequence MSLTIECQARPEGVNPRALRRDGLLPVNLYGHKGADSDVFVVNYKDALTLLKKVTPNETVVEVKTPDWSGTAVVREIQSHPWKRNLLHLSFFHTDAA, from the coding sequence ATGTCTTTAACGATTGAATGTCAAGCTCGCCCTGAAGGGGTTAACCCCCGTGCACTCCGCCGTGACGGCCTCCTACCCGTCAACCTCTATGGCCATAAGGGTGCTGATTCTGATGTTTTTGTGGTGAACTACAAAGACGCCCTAACGTTGCTGAAAAAAGTAACCCCCAACGAAACCGTAGTTGAAGTCAAAACCCCCGATTGGTCTGGCACTGCAGTTGTGCGAGAAATCCAGTCCCACCCCTGGAAGCGGAATTTACTACACCTCAGCTTTTTCCACACGGATGCTGCGTAA
- a CDS encoding aspartate carbamoyltransferase catalytic subunit, with amino-acid sequence MTTATATWTRRHILSLMDFSVAELDAVLQTTTSLRDVLFRRMKKVPALQGQVVTNMFFEPSTRTRSSFELAAKRLSADVMNFAPGSSSLSKGETILDTAKTYLAMGADIMVIRHQQSGVPQAIAAEMDRINSGVSILNAGDGLHAHPSQALLDLFTICRVLDPENPRCELLRGKKIAIVGDIMHSRVARSNIWSLTTAGADVHLAAPPTLLPEGFREFATDAAGSLKLHWDIEPALKDADFVMTLRLQHERMTAHLLPSLREYHQRFGITGDRLKFCQPDVKVLHPGPVNRGVELASDVMDHPALSLVSEQVTNGVAVRMALLYLIGSSKANGSLN; translated from the coding sequence ATGACAACGGCAACGGCCACCTGGACAAGGCGACATATTCTGTCACTGATGGATTTTTCGGTGGCGGAACTGGATGCGGTACTGCAGACGACCACTAGCTTACGGGATGTCTTATTTCGTCGCATGAAGAAGGTGCCCGCGCTGCAAGGGCAGGTGGTCACAAATATGTTTTTTGAGCCATCGACCCGTACCCGGAGTAGTTTTGAGTTGGCGGCGAAACGGCTTTCGGCGGATGTAATGAATTTTGCGCCGGGATCTTCGTCCCTGAGTAAGGGGGAAACGATTTTGGATACAGCGAAGACTTATCTGGCCATGGGGGCAGACATTATGGTGATTCGCCACCAGCAATCGGGTGTTCCCCAGGCGATCGCCGCCGAGATGGATCGGATAAATTCAGGCGTCAGTATTCTCAATGCGGGGGATGGCCTCCACGCCCACCCGTCCCAAGCCCTATTGGATCTGTTTACCATTTGCCGGGTACTCGATCCCGAAAATCCCCGGTGTGAACTTTTGCGGGGCAAAAAAATTGCCATTGTCGGGGATATTATGCACTCTCGGGTGGCCCGCTCGAATATTTGGAGTTTGACCACCGCTGGGGCCGATGTCCACTTAGCCGCGCCGCCCACTTTGCTCCCAGAAGGATTTCGGGAATTTGCCACGGACGCCGCGGGAAGCCTCAAGCTCCACTGGGACATTGAACCTGCTCTCAAAGACGCCGATTTTGTGATGACCCTCCGCCTGCAACATGAGCGGATGACCGCCCATCTCCTCCCCAGTTTGCGGGAATATCATCAACGGTTTGGCATTACAGGCGATCGCCTTAAATTTTGTCAACCAGATGTTAAAGTGCTCCATCCGGGGCCTGTGAATCGTGGCGTGGAACTTGCCTCCGATGTGATGGATCATCCCGCCCTCAGTCTTGTTTCTGAGCAGGTGACCAATGGCGTCGCTGTACGGATGGCGTTGCTTTATCTCATCGGTAGCAGTAAGGCCAATGGTTCTCTCAATTAA
- a CDS encoding alpha-amylase family glycosyl hydrolase, whose product MYEQFSHSILNEILDQLRPELKEQELSHFYTRLGANFYSLFSLFYKLYGRRSDFKAQLLRLVEVMAYQYIGRSPEFKQTDLVREKNFNWFLESQWVGMTLYADGFADDLQDLGDRVAYFSELGVNFIHIMPILECPRHASDGGYAISNYRQINPKIGTLQDLQHLVEIFRQKEILLALDIVINHTSNEHEWAQKARKGDKKYQKYYYMFDTRDIPDMFEKNLPEIFPETAPGNFTWDEELQKWVMTVFNNYQWDLNYQNPAVLIEMVDIILFWANQGVDVLRLDAVAFLWKKIGSQSQNEKEAHMILQIFKDCCQITAPGVIFIAEAIVAPVEIVRYFGEDAINAKECEIAYNATLMALLWDAAATKNAKLLIQGLKNIPAKLDRATWLNYIRCHDDIGLGFTDADIAQAGYDPKSHRRFLIDYFCGQFEGTDARGLLFGQNSKNDDARISGTLTSLMGLETAIEANDQQKIAIIIKHILLLYSIIFSFGGIPLIYYGDEIGTLNDYSYMGNLSKANDTRWAHRPKINWKKAELRHIEGTIEHRIFSALQHMIVVRKAIPAFADFNNRQLLSIDNPHLFGFVRISPNKRDHILVIGNFSPDYQNLDLSHLACHPFDCHDQDLLIDLYSQNAPEIFEKQLVLAPFQFYWLSKMQPSLTTTLL is encoded by the coding sequence ATGTACGAACAGTTTTCTCACTCGATTTTAAATGAGATTTTAGATCAATTAAGGCCCGAACTCAAAGAACAAGAATTAAGTCATTTTTATACCCGTTTAGGAGCAAACTTCTATAGCCTTTTCTCTCTCTTTTATAAACTCTATGGTCGCCGCTCAGACTTTAAGGCGCAACTGCTGAGACTGGTCGAAGTGATGGCCTATCAATACATTGGGCGATCGCCAGAATTTAAACAGACTGATTTAGTACGGGAAAAAAACTTTAACTGGTTTCTTGAATCCCAATGGGTCGGTATGACTTTGTATGCCGATGGCTTTGCCGACGATCTCCAAGACCTAGGCGATCGCGTTGCCTATTTCAGCGAATTAGGGGTTAATTTCATCCACATTATGCCGATTTTAGAATGTCCCCGCCATGCCAGTGACGGCGGCTATGCGATTAGTAATTATCGACAAATTAACCCCAAAATTGGCACCCTCCAGGATCTCCAACACCTCGTAGAAATCTTTCGCCAAAAAGAAATTTTGTTGGCCCTCGATATTGTAATTAATCACACTTCAAACGAACACGAATGGGCACAAAAAGCACGTAAAGGGGACAAAAAATATCAAAAATATTATTATATGTTCGACACGCGGGATATTCCCGACATGTTTGAAAAAAATCTTCCAGAAATTTTTCCAGAAACGGCTCCGGGTAATTTTACCTGGGATGAAGAATTACAAAAATGGGTGATGACTGTTTTTAATAACTACCAATGGGATCTTAATTATCAAAACCCGGCGGTGCTCATTGAAATGGTCGATATTATTCTTTTTTGGGCCAACCAAGGCGTTGATGTGCTGCGGCTCGATGCGGTCGCTTTTCTATGGAAAAAGATCGGCAGCCAGAGTCAAAACGAAAAAGAAGCCCACATGATTTTGCAGATCTTCAAAGACTGCTGCCAAATTACCGCCCCAGGGGTCATTTTCATTGCCGAGGCGATCGTTGCCCCCGTAGAAATTGTGCGGTATTTCGGGGAAGATGCGATCAACGCCAAGGAATGTGAAATTGCCTACAATGCCACGCTCATGGCCCTCCTGTGGGATGCCGCCGCCACCAAGAATGCCAAACTTTTAATCCAAGGACTCAAAAATATTCCGGCAAAGCTGGACCGCGCCACCTGGCTCAATTATATCCGCTGCCATGATGACATTGGCCTGGGGTTTACCGATGCAGACATCGCTCAGGCAGGCTATGACCCAAAATCCCACCGACGGTTTCTCATTGACTATTTTTGTGGCCAATTTGAAGGCACCGATGCGAGGGGTTTACTGTTTGGTCAAAATTCTAAAAATGACGATGCCCGTATTTCAGGTACTCTGACGTCTTTAATGGGCTTAGAAACAGCTATTGAGGCCAACGACCAGCAAAAAATAGCGATCATTATCAAACATATTTTATTGCTCTACAGTATTATTTTTTCCTTTGGGGGCATTCCACTAATCTATTATGGCGATGAAATTGGCACTTTAAATGATTATTCCTACATGGGAAATTTGAGTAAAGCCAATGATACTCGCTGGGCTCATCGGCCTAAAATCAACTGGAAAAAAGCAGAACTACGACATATTGAAGGCACCATTGAACACCGTATTTTTTCTGCTTTACAACACATGATTGTGGTACGTAAAGCAATTCCTGCTTTTGCTGATTTTAATAATCGTCAACTGTTATCCATTGATAATCCGCACCTATTTGGGTTTGTGCGCATTAGTCCCAATAAACGGGATCATATTTTAGTCATTGGAAATTTTTCACCGGACTATCAAAATTTAGATCTTAGTCACTTAGCCTGTCATCCTTTTGATTGCCATGACCAGGATTTATTGATTGATTTATACAGTCAAAATGCACCGGAAATTTTTGAAAAACAACTTGTGCTGGCACCGTTCCAGTTTTATTGGTTGAGTAAAATGCAGCCGAGTCTGACCACAACTTTGCTATAG
- a CDS encoding carbohydrate kinase family protein: MAKNIVIFGEVLWDIFPDNDRKLGGAPFNVAWHLKAFGANPLLISRIGTDDLGATIQTKMQAWQMTLAGLQIDKIHPTGTVKVTLEKGQPQYEITADCAYDFINSQQFPILEDKFWLYHGSLALRNAVSQASFRALQQRADQIFFDVNLRQPWWTLETIASALAASQYVKLNTEELRLLTPEFSSTNLAIDHLLNQNSLRHIILTAGEAGASLYTQGDRQQISPLQNTTVVDTVGAGDAFCSICLLGLMNDWPSVLTLERAQAFASAIVGIRGAVSEDPRFYQPFIQAWRL, encoded by the coding sequence ATGGCAAAAAATATTGTAATTTTTGGTGAAGTGTTGTGGGATATTTTTCCCGACAATGATAGAAAGCTGGGGGGAGCTCCCTTCAATGTGGCCTGGCATCTAAAGGCGTTTGGGGCCAATCCTTTGTTAATTTCTCGGATTGGAACCGATGATCTTGGGGCAACAATTCAAACCAAAATGCAGGCTTGGCAGATGACCCTTGCTGGTCTTCAAATAGATAAAATTCACCCCACCGGAACCGTTAAAGTCACCCTGGAAAAGGGTCAACCCCAATATGAAATCACTGCCGACTGCGCCTATGATTTTATTAATAGTCAACAGTTTCCCATATTAGAAGATAAATTTTGGCTTTACCATGGCAGTCTTGCCCTTAGAAATGCTGTTTCTCAAGCCAGTTTTAGGGCACTACAGCAACGAGCAGACCAGATTTTTTTTGATGTGAATTTACGTCAACCCTGGTGGACATTAGAAACTATTGCTTCTGCCCTAGCTGCCAGTCAATATGTGAAATTAAATACCGAAGAATTAAGGTTATTAACACCTGAGTTTTCCTCAACTAACCTTGCCATCGATCATTTATTGAATCAGAATTCGCTACGGCATATTATCCTAACAGCGGGAGAAGCCGGTGCGAGTCTCTACACCCAAGGCGATCGCCAACAAATTTCTCCTCTCCAAAATACCACTGTGGTTGATACGGTTGGAGCTGGGGATGCTTTTTGTAGTATTTGCTTATTGGGGCTTATGAATGATTGGCCATCTGTCCTAACCCTAGAACGGGCGCAAGCCTTTGCCAGCGCTATTGTGGGGATTCGTGGTGCGGTAAGTGAAGATCCCCGATTTTATCAACCTTTTATTCAGGCCTGGCGGTTATAA
- a CDS encoding HAD-IIB family hydrolase, whose product MTDRLLLCTDLDRTLIPNGAAPESPQARAYFRQFVAQPQVTLAYVTGRHLALIDQAILDYQLPHPQFAIADVGSSIYTWQNSQWHRWQTWDDHLATDWPKQGAIAIYHRLANHPALQLQESAKQSHYKLSYYVDLQADTQQLLIEIKTLLEKHDFSTHLIWSVDEEKQIGLLDILPSQANKYQAISFLMATQKFSLAQTIFAGDSGNDEAVLSSPIPAVLVANAHQELRKKLQDAHDQASLYFAQGNCLGMNGNYSAGILEGIFYYFPEYQQWLNST is encoded by the coding sequence ATGACTGATCGCTTGCTGTTATGTACTGATCTAGATCGCACTTTGATTCCCAATGGTGCCGCCCCAGAATCTCCCCAGGCAAGGGCTTATTTCCGTCAATTTGTTGCCCAGCCCCAAGTAACTTTAGCCTATGTCACGGGACGCCATTTAGCTTTAATTGATCAGGCGATTTTAGACTATCAACTGCCTCACCCCCAATTTGCGATCGCCGATGTGGGTAGCAGTATTTATACTTGGCAAAATTCCCAATGGCACCGCTGGCAAACCTGGGATGATCACCTTGCGACGGACTGGCCAAAACAGGGGGCGATCGCCATCTATCACCGCCTTGCCAATCACCCGGCTCTCCAACTCCAGGAATCAGCCAAACAAAGCCACTATAAACTGAGTTATTACGTCGATCTTCAAGCAGATACTCAACAATTATTAATTGAAATCAAAACACTTTTAGAAAAACATGATTTTTCCACCCATTTAATCTGGAGCGTTGATGAAGAAAAGCAAATAGGCTTATTAGATATCTTGCCTTCCCAAGCGAATAAATATCAAGCTATTTCTTTTTTGATGGCTACCCAAAAATTTTCTTTGGCACAAACGATTTTTGCTGGGGATAGCGGCAATGATGAGGCAGTTTTAAGCAGTCCCATTCCTGCGGTGCTTGTGGCCAATGCCCACCAAGAATTAAGAAAAAAACTTCAAGATGCCCATGATCAAGCCTCACTTTATTTTGCTCAGGGTAATTGTTTAGGTATGAATGGCAATTATAGTGCTGGAATTTTAGAGGGCATTTTTTACTACTTTCCTGAATATCAACAATGGCTTAATTCCACCTAA
- a CDS encoding HAD family hydrolase has protein sequence MMRPQSPRYIVLISIHGLIRSQNLELGRDADTGGQTKYVVELAAALAQHPDIEQVDLITKQIIDPKVSADYGQSCEPISEKANIIRISAGIDDYIPKEELWDYLDNFADNTLTYLNHQPRLPDLIHSHYADAGYVGIRLANHLGIPLFHTGHSLGRSKRKRLLASGVKGELIESRYRLTRRINAEEETLASATRVITSTQQEIQGQYAQYDFYHPENMRVIPPGTDLQCFYPPTGDEWQGSVWQKLAVFLQEPRKPMILALSRLDQRKNILGLIRAFGTSPSLQQQANLVVFSGTRDDPRDLSSNAQAIFTELLWAIDRYNLYGKVAYPKFLSAQEIGELYRLASLSQGVFVNPALTEPFGLTLIEAAASGLPIVATEDGGPVDILKNCQNGYLVNPLEPQNIAAKISKILGDAQRWQTFSQQGIRNVRRVYTWQSHVERYMEVVQSILNRTESRQELAIARRPALYHQGAIVSTIDQNLVGDPLALQALVDLLNQHRKEIAFCIATGRRLDAALKVLREHNIPQPDVLMTSLGTEIYYAPQLTPDWAWSNHINYLWNRQRVVDLLGDLPGLELQPKLFQSTFKISYFYDPAIAPSVEELKRILFKNDQTVNVMFSFGQYLDVVPIRASKGYGLRWFAEQWEIPLNRILTVGGSGADEDMMLGNSLSVVVKNRHREELSDLNNIQPIYFSEKEFAAGILDGLAHYNFLELCRATGQNHD, from the coding sequence ATGATGCGTCCCCAATCCCCTCGATACATCGTTTTAATCAGTATTCACGGTCTTATCCGCAGTCAAAATTTAGAATTGGGTCGTGATGCTGATACGGGTGGTCAGACGAAATATGTGGTCGAACTTGCGGCTGCCCTGGCCCAGCACCCAGACATTGAACAGGTCGATTTGATTACCAAGCAGATCATTGACCCAAAAGTGAGTGCCGATTACGGTCAGTCTTGCGAACCCATTAGCGAAAAAGCCAATATTATTCGCATCTCAGCCGGGATCGATGACTATATTCCCAAAGAAGAACTGTGGGATTACCTCGATAATTTCGCAGACAACACTTTAACCTATCTCAACCATCAACCCAGGCTCCCGGATCTGATCCACAGTCATTATGCCGATGCCGGTTATGTGGGCATCCGTCTAGCGAATCATCTAGGGATTCCTTTATTTCACACAGGCCATTCCCTCGGTCGCAGCAAACGTAAGCGCTTGCTTGCTAGTGGTGTGAAAGGGGAACTGATCGAGAGTCGTTACCGTTTGACCCGGCGAATTAATGCGGAGGAAGAAACCCTTGCCTCGGCGACCAGGGTGATTACCAGTACCCAACAGGAAATCCAGGGTCAGTATGCCCAGTACGATTTTTACCATCCGGAAAATATGCGGGTGATTCCACCGGGGACGGATCTGCAATGTTTTTATCCCCCCACGGGTGATGAATGGCAAGGTTCAGTTTGGCAGAAATTGGCGGTGTTTTTGCAGGAACCCCGTAAGCCGATGATTTTAGCCTTGTCCCGTTTGGATCAGCGCAAAAATATTCTGGGCCTAATCCGAGCTTTTGGGACATCACCATCGTTGCAACAGCAGGCTAATTTGGTGGTTTTTTCGGGTACGCGGGATGATCCACGGGATTTAAGTAGCAATGCCCAGGCGATCTTTACGGAATTGTTATGGGCGATTGATCGTTACAACCTGTATGGCAAAGTGGCCTACCCTAAATTTTTGTCTGCCCAAGAAATTGGGGAACTGTATCGGCTGGCTAGTCTTTCCCAAGGGGTATTTGTGAATCCAGCGTTAACGGAGCCCTTTGGTTTGACGTTGATCGAGGCGGCAGCCAGCGGTTTACCCATTGTGGCCACTGAGGATGGGGGGCCAGTGGATATTTTGAAAAATTGTCAAAATGGCTATTTGGTCAATCCCCTTGAACCCCAGAATATTGCGGCGAAGATTAGCAAAATTTTAGGGGACGCCCAACGGTGGCAAACGTTTTCGCAACAGGGGATTCGCAATGTGCGCCGGGTATATACTTGGCAGTCCCATGTGGAGCGGTATATGGAAGTGGTGCAGTCGATTTTGAACCGCACGGAGTCCCGACAGGAATTGGCGATCGCCCGTCGCCCGGCCCTATATCACCAGGGAGCGATTGTTTCGACCATCGATCAGAATTTGGTGGGGGATCCGCTTGCCCTGCAAGCATTGGTGGATTTGCTCAATCAGCACCGTAAGGAAATTGCCTTTTGTATTGCGACTGGAAGGCGTTTGGATGCGGCCCTCAAGGTTTTGCGGGAACACAATATCCCCCAACCGGATGTGTTGATGACGAGCCTCGGCACAGAAATTTACTATGCACCCCAATTGACACCAGATTGGGCTTGGTCGAATCACATTAATTATCTTTGGAATCGTCAACGGGTGGTGGATCTGTTAGGGGATTTACCTGGGTTAGAGCTTCAACCCAAATTATTCCAAAGCACCTTTAAGATTAGCTATTTTTACGATCCGGCGATCGCCCCTAGTGTTGAGGAATTAAAACGCATTTTATTTAAAAATGATCAGACTGTAAATGTTATGTTTTCCTTTGGTCAATATCTTGATGTTGTACCAATTCGCGCCTCAAAAGGTTACGGGTTACGCTGGTTTGCAGAACAGTGGGAAATTCCCCTCAACCGCATTCTAACGGTGGGTGGTTCTGGGGCCGATGAAGACATGATGTTAGGCAATAGTTTGTCTGTGGTGGTTAAAAATCGCCACCGGGAAGAGCTTTCGGATTTAAATAATATTCAACCAATTTATTTTTCTGAAAAAGAATTTGCGGCTGGCATTTTAGATGGTTTAGCCCACTATAATTTCTTAGAATTATGTCGTGCGACGGGACAAAATCATGACTGA